In Thiomicrorhabdus aquaedulcis, the genomic stretch GTGGCTGCGACAGCAGGGCTTTTCCTATTTGTGCTTTTCTATGTGTTTTTGCCATTTCTAATGGGCAATTATTTTGAAAACAACCTGACGCAAACCCCCTTGCGCGGAATGTTGAGACAGCTTTTTGAATACCGCCTTCACTGGCTTGAGTACATGGGCATTGTATTTGGTTTGATAGGAGTGTTTTTTGCTGTGAAGAACTTCTTTTTCTCTCAGCGCCTTTCTGCCAATGGTGAAGCTGGCGTTGGATTTCTCTCACGGGTATTCGGGCGTTTAGTCAACAACCCCACCCTAAAGGGTGAGGCTTGCGGTGAAAGCCAAAAGCCTAGTTGACCAGAGGGCTTAATCTTGATTAAGCAGCAGATAGTAATGGGTCGTTAAGACTTACCAGTGGATGCTTCCTTAGTTCGCTGCTCTAAAAGGTTTTAAGAACGAAAGCATAGGGTATGTGCCGAATCTTTTAATCGCTGTAGTAATACAGGAGCCGGTTACATTCAATCTCGAAGGGAGATGGTTCGTAAGAACCACGTTACTAGCCCCGTAAGGGTATTAATTTGGAGTTATTTCGTTGGCCGTATTCGTACTGGACAGTCATCAAAGGCAAAAAACAAGGCACGTACACTGGGCGCGTTGCTGTTAGAGCCAGTGGCAGTTTTAACATCCAAACCCCAGACGGTTTGGTGCAAGGGATTAGTCATAAGCACTGCACGCTGATACATCGTGGCAGTGGCTATGGGCTTTATTTAACAACGATAGCATTAACCAATGGAGATGCGAGAAAGGTTGCCTAGCGGCAAACGCTATCCCTCCCCGCCGTGAACGACGGGGTCTCTCGCGTATTATGATGAATTAGCAATAGGATTGAATATGGAAACAAGTTGGAACAGTTTTGACCCGGAAGACAAAGCAACATGGCCTCCACCTGGCATTATCGAAACAAACCTTGGGGAATTTATTTTTTTCCCTTTAAAAATTGACGAAAACACGGAATCTTTTTCTTTACAAATCATTTTGACCAAGACGATTACAAGCTTGGTAAGGCTGGTTTGTATTTTGAAAACATAACAAAATGGCGGTTAAAAAAATAGAAGGCAGTCGCACTCTGTGTGAGTGCGTGGATTGAAACAAACAAGCGTGTGAAAATTAGAAAAACCTAACCGCTGAAAAGCGGTTTTTTAAACCCTTTTTATTGACTTAATTGTAAAAATAAATACAATTAAATAAATCTAAAAATTTGGGCTTAACAACGGACTAATCTGTTAATAATTAAAGGTGATTAAAAAATGAACTGGGCTTTACGGGGCGAAACGCCAGAGCAAGTGATAAATCGAATTAGCGGACTTATTGATAGTCGCAGACCGACTGGAAAGATGCCCCCTGAGCTTATCCCTTATGATTTAGACTTGTTAAGCAGTAATGAGCGCAGTGAGTTCCACGCCGCTAAAATGGCAATCCAAGAGTTTAATAAAGGTAATAAAGCAGAGGAAGCTAAAGCCAGAATTAAAGCCAGGATTACGAAGCGCAACGAGAATAAAATTGCGTTCCATGTGTGTGCGTAGATTGAAAGAAATAAACAGGTGTTGGAACCAGGGAAAGCTAACTGCTAGAAAGTGGTTTTTCTAACGCTTTTTATTGACTTAATTATAAAAATAGATATAATAAATAAACCTAAAAGGAGTTAAAAACAATGTGCAAATCCATGACAAAATAAGCAAAATCGAGATACTTGAATCGTTAAGTTCGGAAGAACTTCAAGCGCAAGTTAATCAAAGACTTGATGAAGGATTCCAACTGCACGGGGGTTTAAGTGTTGTTCAAGTTCGTTCAAATACTGTTAGCCCAAGCACTGTCATGCATAGGATTAAATACATTCAAGCAGTCATTGCTTGATTAAGGAGTTTATGTGGGAAACGGACAAGAAAGAAAACTAATACAACAAATTAATTTTTTTAAAACTCAACCGGTCGAGTGGCGATTTATTGTTGATTCTCCACCAAAGATTTCTCTCAACGAGAACGGTGAAGGCGTTGGTGTGTCCGACCTTTTGATGCTTAAAGTAGGCAGTAAAGTGTTTAACGGATTTTACTTTTCCAACGGAGAGATGGGCTGGATAACAGACCAGAACAGAAACGTGGCTTTTTACGAACTTAGCTCGGTTGAATACCAGCCAATAAGAAGGTAGTTTTTCATGTCTTATACCGTATTCACTTTAATCAATCACGCGGCTTTAGCGAGCGAAGACACAGCCCTTGTTCCGCAGCACATTACACTGGAAATTCCTGACAAGATTTATCAAATGCGCGAGTCCCTGAAGGGTCTTTCGTGCATGGAAGGGGATGTATTCTCTCAAGAAGAAGTTGAGCGGTTCAGTGTCATTATCGACTGCTTAACCATTGCTTTAAGCGTCTACCCAAGGGCATAGCCATGTCTCACGATTTTAAGCCAGGAAGATTAAAGGCACTGGGCATTGAAAATGAAGCGCATGTGGCGCTTTATTTACCAGTCCGCTACATAGACCTTGGTAATGTAGTTAGAGCTTCACAGCAGGCTTTAAATGCCGCGCAAACGGGCGAAATGATAACGGTCGTTGGGTTATTAAATCGTGAACCCCAAATTACCTACAAACCAGGCCAGCAACCCAGAGCCACGTTTACCCTGTCGATGCAGGATGGTGGCCTGGTTGATTTTAGCTTGTTCAACACGGCTGAAAGCTTAAATGCAACCATAGCATCAATGCAGAGCTCTCAACATGAATTTATTGTTGTTTCGGGAGTCCCAATGGTCATGGGGCGCAAGCTTAAACTCAATGCAGCGGAATTACAGCCTAAAGAATTTCTGGGTCGAGTCATGCCGGTTTACAAAGGTAAAGCACGAGTCATCAAGCCTGAAACCGTGCGTGAGCAAATCCTATCGAGATTGAATCAGTCACTCCCGTTGGCCACTGAGCACTTGATGGAAAAATTACACCGTGCAGATGTGTCCGCCATTACCGACATTTCAAAGCTCCCAATCATACTGAGAGAAGCGCACTTGCCGTCCAGTTTACGTCATGCACACAGAGCCAATGAAGTTCTCGATAAGATTGCGGCGGTCATTTGCAAGCAAAAAGTAGTCGGCCATTTCAAACCGAAAAGTGACTGGGTAGTGTCCGCTCGCATTGATATTTCAAGATGGCACGCGGTGGCCAGTCAAATCAAGTTTGAGCTTACCTCGGAGCAGGTCGGTATCATTAACGACATTGCAACCAGTTTAAGCAACGCTGTGGCTATGAAAGGTCTTTTGCAAGGTGATGTGGGCAGCGGAAAAACCGCCGTGTACGGTGTTGTGGCCATTGCAGCCGCGCTTGAAAAAAGAAACGTGGCCATTCTGTTGCCAAACGTTACTTTGGCTATGCAGGTCTTTGCAGAAATCAAAAGCTGGATACCGCCGCAATCAGGCCTAGTGGCTCGATTGATAACAGGCGATACGAAGGTCGAAGCTGAGAGGGACGCTTCTCCTGGTCAGTTGATTATTGGCACATCTGCTATCTTGTTCAGAGAAATCGGAAAGATGGATTTGGTCATTACCGACGAACAGCAAAGGTTTAGCCGTGGCCAGCGGGAGCAATTGTTGACGTACAGCCAAACGCACTTGCTGGAAGTGTCTGCCACGCCTATACCCCGTTCTGTCGCCTTAGCCGCTCTCGGTGCGATGCAAGTTTGGCGATTGACAAAGAATCACACTAAAAAAGACATTGTAACCAAGCTGTTCACCAGCCGTGCGGAAGGGAAGCAAATCATTGCAAGTGTTGAGCACACTCTCAACAAGAGAAACCAAGCTATTGTCGTTTATGCGCTAAAAGAAGAGTCGGAAAGCGACTCGATGGAAAACATCATGTCAGCGACCGAAGCGTTTGAGAAGTGGGATAAGCGGTTCCCAGGAAGGGTTCGTCTAATGCATTCAAACATGAAAGAGGAAGAAAAAAACGCGGCGTTAAACGACATGAAAAACGAAGTGGCCAGCTTGTTAATCTCAACGACCGTTATCGAAGTCGGGGTAACAATACCGGGTGTGATGATGCTCGCTGTGATTAACGCAGAACGCTTTGGTCTTGTAAGTCTTCATCAGTTGCGTGGTCGTATCGGAAGAAATGGCAATCGTAACGAGCAAATAGGGGAGTTCCTGATGCTTTCTAAGGACAACCCTAGTCCAAGTACCATTGAGCGTTTAAACGTCATGGTGAGGACTATGGACGGTTTTGAGATTGCTGAATTAGATGCCAAAAATCGTGGCTTCGGAAATTTGGATATTGCATCGGATACTCAATCGGGTTCCGACGATTCCATTTTCATAGGCCGAAAAATAGACTTTGCGCTTTTAGAAAGCGTCGCTT encodes the following:
- a CDS encoding DEAD/DEAH box helicase translates to MSHDFKPGRLKALGIENEAHVALYLPVRYIDLGNVVRASQQALNAAQTGEMITVVGLLNREPQITYKPGQQPRATFTLSMQDGGLVDFSLFNTAESLNATIASMQSSQHEFIVVSGVPMVMGRKLKLNAAELQPKEFLGRVMPVYKGKARVIKPETVREQILSRLNQSLPLATEHLMEKLHRADVSAITDISKLPIILREAHLPSSLRHAHRANEVLDKIAAVICKQKVVGHFKPKSDWVVSARIDISRWHAVASQIKFELTSEQVGIINDIATSLSNAVAMKGLLQGDVGSGKTAVYGVVAIAAALEKRNVAILLPNVTLAMQVFAEIKSWIPPQSGLVARLITGDTKVEAERDASPGQLIIGTSAILFREIGKMDLVITDEQQRFSRGQREQLLTYSQTHLLEVSATPIPRSVALAALGAMQVWRLTKNHTKKDIVTKLFTSRAEGKQIIASVEHTLNKRNQAIVVYALKEESESDSMENIMSATEAFEKWDKRFPGRVRLMHSNMKEEEKNAALNDMKNEVASLLISTTVIEVGVTIPGVMMLAVINAERFGLVSLHQLRGRIGRNGNRNEQIGEFLMLSKDNPSPSTIERLNVMVRTMDGFEIAELDAKNRGFGNLDIASDTQSGSDDSIFIGRKIDFALLESVA